The following nucleotide sequence is from Primulina tabacum isolate GXHZ01 chromosome 2, ASM2559414v2, whole genome shotgun sequence.
GATAGCCCAAATCAGGGTAAACCTGCAAGAAGAGTTCGTCAGAAGTCGGGCAGGTGAGTGCCTGAGATATCTTCTCCCCGGGTTGTCATAAGCCCGGTCTTTCATACAAGCTCCCGGGAGACATTCTACTCGGGCTACCTCGATAACAGTACCGTACTCGAGTGCGAGAACACGTAAAATCTTACCTCGATAAACGTACCTGACAGAATCATACTGATGTGGCGTGATGGAAAGGACATGAAGTAGATGTGAAATGTCTGTAAATGGTAGGTGGACACTGAAAACGAGGTCATTATTATCTtatttcctataaatatcaggttcattCTACATTCATCTGTATATATTCACACATATATTTACAACAATAGCATTTATTTCTCTATAAAACTACACTAGTTATCTTCATCAtctttcacctgctgacttaagaatcggagtggccacgccggacacccctccgacgcccattcacgagtttttTTTCCTTGTTTGCAGGTCACAGTTGAAGTCATATTATACAGAAATATATATTTACCACAAGATATATCTACTTGCTCATATTCCCAAACGAAACTCTTATCAGATCCGGTGGATTATCCCGACCCTGGTCACCCAATTCACTAGGATCGCATCAATCATTAATAGTATGATTATTTTCAACTAAATACACTTTGTGTGATCATTaatgatatgattattttcaactAAATACAATGAAGTACACAAAAGATATGAATTTATACAATCCATTAAAAGTAGAATAATGTCAATAGAAATGTAAACTGAGTCGAGCAGAATTAAACAATAATTAAGAATAATATTGAAATgcctaaaaattttaatatcatCATAATTAAGAATCATATTGAAATTTTAAGACACTTTGGTATAAACTATGATCTCGAACGAGCTTCTCTAGTCatcataataaaaaatcatttaaacatTCTACGACCACTTAGTCCACCAATAATAATTGAAATGCTcagaaaatttccaaaaaaaaaattgaaatacttagaaaattctcaaaaaaaataaaacaatagtTGAAATGGCTTTGCCAACGAAACAATTCAGTAATTAATATATAGAAATTAGGAAGTGAACCAACCTAATGATGAGAAGCTCGGCTCAATAAAAAAATCGACTCGAACTTGAATTTATCAACCTCGGGGTCATTACTCAAGATGAGTTTGGGTCGTTTctttttaactttaattaattactCGATCGAATTCGAGTCGAGCTCAAACAATCATAATTTAAATTGCTTCGAGCTCGATAAATATGATACTTGACTCGTGTATATACTTCATAAGAAATTGACAACTATATATTCAACATgttatataaaaatgtataaaagTCATCAAAATATAAGATCACAAACACACAAGGAAATATAATTATCACAACAAATCTGATCCAAACAATTATTGAAAGGACTATATATATTACATTATCTCTAAAATTAATAATCTTGGCTATTCTTGTAAATGTTCACACGAAGTGGCATGCATCGACGGGAAAATAAGATAGTAACCAGCGAAGCCAAAcgacaattaatcatttaaattaTTGTTATGAAGATAATTAATCGCACTGAAATTCGAAATTTCCCAATCCCAGCCATGCTTCCGCCGTAGGTGGCTTTGCAGTCGCCGCCGCCCCCGGTTTGATTGCTGCAGCTTGATATGGTGCATTTTCTGTGATTCTGTAATGCAATCATGGAAATGGAGAAGCCCAACAATTTTttggtttcaagaaaattaaCCGTGGCAGCTagataaaaagttaaattagcAGCATACCTATCCTTTCTCTTCTCCAAGAAGCGGGCCAGTGAATTCTTCCTCGCAATTGGTAAATCTGCAAGCCAGATTAAATGGTCATCTTCCAGCAGATAATGATGAAAACATTTCATTAAATTGacgggtttttttttttgaagatgtgTAGTTATGTAGTAGCTTACCTGAACCAAGAGGTGGATCTGGAGTGTGCTGAGTCCGCTCCGGTATCCCGAAGCTGCGAACTATATTCGGAAATCTGGTGGCAGACTCAGCCGGGTACTGGGCGGTATGCGGCGGAGGAACCGAGGCGGAGTGGCGGTTCTTGGTGGCGCATGAGTTGCTCGCTAACACCATAACGTCCTTGGCCTTGTCCGCCGGGAAATCGTTGAACACAATCACCTGACCGGCGTAGAAGATGGTCATCTGCGCTGTCTCCACCTCACGTTTCTTCAGATTCTCTTCTTTGGCATCAGATTTCTCAATCATCGGCAACAAATTCATAGTCCCTGAAACGACCGCCGCCACAGATCCAATCAAGAAACAAACAAAAATGGAAAGcaaagccaaaaaaaaaaaagatacagTAGAATTTAAAACCAAATCCAACAAGTCATAGATCAGGCCACTTGGAATCAGATTTCATACCTTTGGACTCGAAGTTAGGATTCAAGCACTGAGCAAGCTCCCCCAAAGTGCCCTTCTCCTTCAGGTACTGACTCAGAAGGCTACATGTCTGCGAGAAGCTGGTAGATCTTCTTCTCGAAAACCTCCCGGAATCCACAATCTCCGTCGTACCCATTTCCCCTCCGGTGGCGTCAAGAAGTTATCAAGTGGTTTCACATTTAGCATTAAATATGCGATGAAAATGGGAAAGAGAAGgtggtttatatatatatacaaatggAGTTTGCTGGCCATTTGGGGcagagagagagaaaaaaagCACGAGGAATATATGGTGTAATAAAAAAGTCCAACTACTTGACCCGCTCCATATTCTACGCAGTTTCCACAAAACCTAATTTTTTCCATTAATTATTTCCATCCTACACATGTTTTAGAGGTGGATTTGacgatatatatttttataattaaccggagttattttttttattatatttattattaatttattagtaATTAATAAACATACTCACACGATTTGTCcatttaaattaaatctttatatttaaaatatagttttatgtttatatataattaaaaatataattatatcagagtatttcatttaaaaattttcttttctttaaactaatttattatgttcttttttatttaaaaaagaaCGGTAGTTATGAAGATAATTTGGTCATATTAATAAGGGATTATTgcttaatatataatatagatatacATCAATCTTTTATTTTACTAAAAgtattatgataatatgttgacCTTACAATTTCTTTTAATCTTTACATCAATATTTGTTGTTCTCGATTTTGTGTTATTGTGTATTTCATGACTttataagtttatttattttttcatgaaatggaggataaataatatataatagataGTAAATATTCTTGTAATAGTAGTATTTGTTGTATTAGTAATTctagcaatcttgattttgatgataacaaaatttgTTTTGTGTTTTTAACATATTACTCAAGTATGAAGTTGTCAACTCAATATAAAAACTGAAACTCGAATTTAGTCAAACTGAAAATCTGACGACCTGCATTGTTTCAATAATATGTTACATATTGGTGATCCAAATGACAAGTCATCAAAAACACtgaacataaatttttttattttggacAAGTTGCATCTTATGTCAATTGAGCTAAATCGAATGTTATTTGGGCAAAATGATGGTTGTAAGACCAACATGATTGCAACCAAAATAACAATCTGTTGGCATGATCAGTTACGATATTTTGGTCAGTATGATCAGCATAGTTATCAAAATGAAACGATTCAATATGATTTACGAAgctaagacgatgatctacataTCATCTTCACAAGTAAAAGTATGAATCAGAGTTTAAGATGACGATAAATGATGATGAAGGTACTAGTTCTGCACAGACTGAAATCAGTCTCATCAGTTTGGTTTAGTCTAGCTGACGAGCCCAACTAAATGATCAGTCTAGATGAGGAGCCAGGCTTGGGAAAGGTGACCAGCAAGACGGAAATGATTGTTTACatatcagaaacagtacagaaactttccaaacagtcatattcttgtgtttaaaatataaatcactCTTTGATGATATAGCCTATATATACAACATTTTGAAGATTGATAAATAAAAGTTCTTTTAAGGGGATTCAAAGTATGGGAATGCTACATAAATAAATTAGCTAGAATGAGTGTAAATCCAAGTAtgaggatacatttgatatATACACACTGTAAAAATCATCACACACAATCATTCACACATATACATTAGAGTTGAGTTTCGAAGTTTAATTGAGTGAGCcttcacacaaagacattaaagattgtATTGTAGTATTGTCAtaagaaatataaaaaattatgcgAATTGTGAGGTTGTGGTCTAAAATTGAGAGTGTGCTAGGagttcaattaaaaaaaatgataagtCCTAAATTAAAACGAGTtcatacaaagagttgtataaatcaaagtcttctattaGATCCTCTCTAAGGGAATAATGGGTGACATATGATTTGTTAAACTACGAACATCAATAAACAAATCATGTATATTTATTATCGTCTTTACTTATTATTGCTACGTTTTAAGGTGTATTGTTGAATGATTTTATGTGtatttcaaataccaaaatatttttttatcaaatatttGGTAAAATGGTTATTCGGATTCTACGAATGATTATTCGGAGTGTCTtccatttgatttaaaaataaaactcgGTTTAACTCATTaatattcaatatttcaagaaccaaaCTATTATAGCTCAACAATTATTTTTCAATCGATTCTATTAATAACGCTGTTATTATTGCTCTTTTTAACATCAATATTTCATAAATGTGTTTGTAGGACCGAACGCTtatcgctttaccaaaagctatagctggtggtaatagtgcaactcaaatcttttaaaccgcactgGTAAAGCTATAGCTTGCACCCAACAATCCTCCTCTTAATAATGACActtcttgcaatcaatgagaatcgaactcaTGATCTTGACTGTGATACTAATTGTAGGAACGAGCGCTtttcgctttaccaaaagttatagctggtggtaatggtgcaactcaaatatcttaaaccgcacagcagctcaagcaccacgattcgatcgttCTTTCAAGCAAAAACAATTATTACACCCAACAATGTTCCATCTAAATTTGAAGTGAAAGTCATGACATAGTAACCAACCAATGATATATCACATATGCCAATAAAAATAAGCTCGAGTCATTACATTATGCCAGCTTATCTTAATTTGTTAATATGAGTGGTCTCAATAATAGACGAAAGGAAAACAAGAGGACACGTTACTATCCAAGATTAATATTATGAAAAAAATGcaattttgatatgtatatttatcTATTTATGTGCACAATATTACAATGACTCGCtataaaaaatgactaaaaatattaaaaactgaAATATGCATGATTAAGacttatttttttataacatagATGACTAAACACACCTAacgaaaattgcaaatttttcaaaatatctaTCTATATATAAAAACGCTGTTATTATTGCTCATTTTAACATCAATATTTCATATATATGTTTGTAAGATCGaacgcttgccgctttaccaaaagctatagctgatggtaatggtgcaactcaaatattttaaaccgtacAGCAGCTTatgcaccacggttcgatcgctctaccgaGCAAAgaaaattattgcacccaacaatcttccTCCAATAACGACActtcttgcaatcaatgagaatcgaactcaTGATCTTGGGTATGATGCTAATTGTAGGAACGAatgcttgccgctttaccaaaatttatagctggtggtaatggtgcaactcaaatcttttaaaccgcatagcagctcaagcatcacgattcgatcgctcttTCAAGTAAAAACAATTATTACACCCAACAATGTTCCATCTAAATTTGAAGTGAAAGTCATGACATAGTAACTAACCAATGATATATCACATATGTTAATTTGAATAAGCTCGAGTCATTACATTGTGCCAGCTTATCTTAATTTGTCAATATGAGTGGTCTCAATAATAGACGGAAGGAAAACAAGAGGATCACGTTACTATCCAAGATTaatattatgaaaaaaattgcacttttgatatgtatatttatcTATTTGTGATTCTGATAATTTATTAATCAATATTCGATTTTaatattcttttaaaaaaattgatcatTCTTTACTAGCGTTGATCTGATCTCGACTTAGTGCTCAATTGCACAATATTACGACTCACgataaaaaatgattaaaaatattaaaaacggAAATATGCATGAttaagatttatttttttataacatagATGACTAAACACACATAACGAAAAttgcaaaattttcaaaatatctaTCTATATATAAAAACTCAGTTTTTGCCGAATATGGAAAATTCTCGCCAAAATGATTGgctaaaaaaagaaagagaaatttgttttgtatgattttattgaaataaaaaatcgTTGAttcattaataaaatttatttggcAAAATTGTGCATTTCCGATggaaattaaatcaatatatctgaaaattattttcaagtttCCATGATTTTAGTAATAATCACAAGGGATTCCTAAATTTAAGACATTCCAAAAGTATTTCGgctttgaaatttattttaattttttataaaaaatcatCAATACACAACATAAAATGATACGTTTATACTGATAATAAAACTTAAAAGTCGGATTTTATAATTTCTCAAACTTCAATAAAcaaccatttaaaattaaataactaaGATTATTAGAGTTTCGAAATTTGAATCCAAAGATATCATTATAGcttttcaaaattaaacaaaCTTTAAAATTCTCTTGAATAATTTTACACGAAAAGTTTAGAATAAATGAAGttgtaaataataaaaattcaaaaatatgcAACTACCATAAATAACGAAGCCAAACTTCAATATACAAcatctttaaataattaatttactaaaataatttgaaatatgaGATTCTAATATATCATTAAAAATTTTTAGACAtccaaaaaaattttaagtttcaaACTTTTTTACACATCTAATATAACAAATGTTGGAGCGTTAATATGTAGAGACACTTAATCAAAATCTAGAAATATGCCAACTTAATAGAATCTTTagcataaatataaatttaatcaataccaaataaaaaacaaaaaaaattaaaatttatttaaaattcgattaaattatttttcataagcCTTACCatttaatacatatttttaaggCTTAGAGATATTTAAAGATTTAAGGACATTAAAATTCAACTAAAAAACATGTATAAATATTTTGCTTCATAAATCGAACAAAAATATACTTTTAAAACCCTTAACATTTAATTATTTCGGgttgtataatttttttcaaataaatatgCTGAGTTAAGCGTGCATAAGTGAGACTATTACTATGATAAGTGATCTCCTAAGAAGTTCTCCTGTGTTAAGCTGCTAATATTGTGTCGCTTGATCTGGTTGACAAATGACATCAAATCTTAACGGGTAAAACTATCACTGTTAGAGACATGATTAACGTTAGAGAAATTGTGAAAATGATATCTAAGAGATATAAGATAGCACCAGCAAATAGAGACGAATCTCTTCAAACTCATGAGCCTAACATCCCGACTCATTAGCCTACAACTAGGTATACTCTACGCTACAACGAgtataatgaaataaaattaggtCTTGACTAACAAGAATATCTTTATTTAATAGAAGtgtttgatgataacaaaatatAACTATGTACATTTATTACAAAACATATTAAAGTATTCATTTTCTGTTTCAACACATGTTCTATGTCATCTATTTCTATATataaatctactaaaaatataatACAAAGTTTCCCATCTAAACTTtattactaaaaatagtatatgAAACATCATATTGAAATTTGAATATACGTATTTAATGCATAAATGAAAGAAACGCCATATTAAATATATGTACCCAATGTATTAACGAGAAaacatcatattaaattataaaaaaggaaaaatcaGATAAAATTTACACTTTTTTAATGTTTGTAAATCTTTAAAACTGATTCCCAAACAAATTTAACAGCAGACAACtcggtttttgcatgaattatgcccttaaaaaaaaaaatcattttttgaatgttaaagaaaatatcatattaaatttaacttttaatctcctttttgttggttttattgtttttaattaagttttcaaccaaaatatattcatataataaacaatataaattttttaaattttttttatttattctttaaaaattttgacagaaaaaataatttattattttgtaaatatatttttctatatttttaatAACAGTTTCACTAATCTAATATACGAGATACAATGATAAAGAAATCAATTTTATTACAGAAGATAATCATCTTCATTATCTCCAACggtataatttttttgatataaagtttttttaatatttttaaaacgttatatatattcattacataatattaataatttcaaatgattaaAATCTATCGCTCTTGTTTTAATCATTTTAATAAATAAccacattaaataatattccGTGTAATTTTGCGAGTTTTGTTCGAGGTGTGGGTTACGTGTCGCTATGCAGATCGTTTTCCCCTGTCCTCCtcctttcttgtttattttctaAATTCTTTGTCGTACTTCACTGCCTGAATATTACATTTTGTTTCAATTCTTATTGGTCCATTTAAATCTCATCTGACATGACCAATTCTAAGTGGCTTTGACACGTGTGTAATGCAcactatttttttattaaataatttttatgcaaAAAGATAAagattatataaaaattaaaacatttaatttttttttcataataaccttttattttatgttagatacgatcaaataaaatcaaaagtatAGATAAAGATGAAGACTTTATTGAGATATGATTGATACACTTCATAAATGTCAtataaattttctaaaaaaaaaaaaaataggtttttatgattttttatcaaataaaaaagGAATATGTAAGTAATtgagaaaataatatttttgatccaTTAAATAGTTGAATGTTCTGTTTTGATATATtaagtttttaaattttgattttgatatattaatttttaatttttgactATTTTTACTAACATTTTTCGGTGTCATAACATATTTTGTGGTATTCCGCTAGCTTTTCTCAGTGTAACGTCAAAACTCATAAgataaataattcaaaatttgtcgatcaaaatcaaaatttgaaaatttaatgtaTTAAAATCCAAAAGAAGCAAATTTAATAGACCAAAAACGTTATTTTCTCTATATATAAAAAACATACAATGACCTTAAAGTAGTTACTTTAAACATCTCAAcattaataatatagtataatataaataatcacTTCTTCCATAATATTGAGATATTGGATTAGAAAATAAgctaaaatatggatttttaattTAACAACattacaaattatttaactGTTGGATTGCTTGCCTGCTCACTAGTGTGGAACATTAGTTGAAACCACCTGTGAACTTAGTTTGTGAATGATTTTGGTTCAAATGATTAAATTCCAGTAGAGTCCAAAATCGTTTGAATCTACACTGCAAATATCACGACGAAGAAATAAATTATACAAACATTATATAGAACAAAGGTTTCTTATTGGAATTTTATAATCTTCCAAGACATACACAAATAATAAAATCTTACTATATCAAAGCTCATCTATAACCAGTTTCATTTACATGTAAAATATGAGACTCATAGCCTTAACCGACCATTCAAATGACCCCCTAAAATCTAAACATTTTATGCCACTTTTtcgggaaaaaaataaaattatttcacaTGATACAACaagaattttgatatatatatatatatctgaccAAGTACTGTTTTTACGAGTCATGTCCGCCACAGCATGCCTCGCAGCATGCATAGCAACCTAAACACGCCAAGGCACCGCACAACTGAGTGAGCACGATTGCACATTGATCATTCATTTGGGAGCACATTTGGATACAGCACGGGCAACAGCAGTGGCTGCAAAGTTTTCCACAGCAGCTGGAAGTTGCTTTGATAAAAAATGCTGCAGCTTCGGGGAGTTTGGTGTTGCTAGATCCTGGAGGTATGTTCTCCTTCGTAGCATCTATGTTGCCAAAACCCAGTCCAATGTTGTTCAAAACAGTTATTATTTGTGGTTTGGAGTCTTCAGTCATTTTATGATCGATTTTGTTGGAGATCTGCAAAATATGCAATATGATTAAAGTTCTCAATTCATGTTATACGATTTGAGGCATTCATGTTTATTCTTGGAAATACAACACAAATGGAAGACATTTCTCAAAAATCACATATTACATTTTTTGACTAAATGCAATATGTAGGAAGGTTCTCGATTGACACACTTGTCATGCGGCCTTTTCCCTGGACCTCGCCCTGCTAACACTAGCAACTAAGACCACGTGAATGCCGAAGTTGAGATGAAGCGGGAGAACTTGAAAATACTATCTGAGTCAAAAATTTCAGACTCTCAAACTCTTAAGAGGCTGTTTTGCCCGTATTTGCAATGGCAGACTGTAAAGGTAGCAAATGACCTTAAATGGTTGGAATGCGTGAGTCGTGACATATAGAGTACAGGCCTGTCTTTCATCAATTTATTTTTCCAGCTTTTAGATCTTGTTAGAGGGTCCAATGTTTTGTGCTTTTATACCCCTCTCTATGTATTTGATTCCTTCAATAAGTTTGCCATGGTTCTGATAATGTTCAAACTGTGTGTGTTGTTttattacaatggactttgcAAAATCTAAAGAAACAAAACACAAAGTAATCCGCAAATGAAAGATAAAAGtgacatttaaattaaaaaaaaagaataaaaaactTAGTGACATTTTCAAAGGTTCAAGTCAATGCACCTgtttcaaattctttgaatttGCGCTTGTTTTCCCTTTCACTGTCTCGAGCAAAACCATGCGAGTATACTCAGAAAAAATGGCATTTTGGACACTCATTTTTGCTACCTGTCAATACAAATTACAGCTCACCAAGGGCTACACTCTGCCAATGAACCAATATCTTCATACTTATAAATGCAAGTGAATAAGGAAGAGAGCAGTTAGACAGTACAAACACACCAACTTTCCATAACAAGACACAAAAGTCATATCGTTAATTAGTAgacaaatttttctttttttggatACATGAGAATAATGACAGGCATCACAACGAGTACATAATGGTGGGAAAGTTATAAGAGTTGGTACAACTAGTTAATTTCCTCGGAAACCTACATTGTTCGACAAAAAATTCGGGTTTCCTACCCAACTGAAACGAAATTCCACTCTGTTTAGTTTTGTCAATTTCTACCAAAAGTCTAGAATATCCTAGAAGAACCAATAATATCATGTTTGATGGCTCCATGGGATATCGAACAAGGTATTATACCGATACCGTGCACACTTTGTCTTAGCCAAGTCATATAATCATTCGTTTACCTTTAAAACATGGTTACTTTCAGTACTTTAAATTGAATGATGTAACTTTCAATTATGTTGTGCAATAAAACAACCCCACAAACATCTCACAAAcaaagatcttcatttaaagtATGGAAAATTGTGCATAATTGAAAACACTCAAATTTCATTTGAAAGTTTGAACCATGatctttttaaaaaacttttgtAAATCGAGAAAGGACTTTCATACAGCCACCATGCCATCGCTTTCCAAGAAGTGATAGAGATATTTAATACTTTGTATTTTAGTGACTTTTGCCAGATTTTCTCTTGAAATCAAACTCACTATTTGTCTTGTAGATCGagtatcaaaatcaaaatatcacGGACTATGTGTTGACAGCAATAAATCAAACTGTTGATACCTTTTCCTCAAGCTCCCTACTTTCTGAATACCAGGCCTGAGCTGTAAGGAGTTCAATATGTTGCTTGGCTACTATCTGTAATGATATAACATTAATTAACATAATCAAAAGATGCCATAAAACGAGCAACTAGATGAAGTTGGTCGAAAAATCTAACCCAAAACTGCATTGGTAAAGGAAAATTTAAACAAACCAATACACTGTTCATGCAATGAAATAGATTCATAGAAAATGATGCTAAATATAAATTCCAGTAATCCCTAGAATAAGATGTTAAATATAAAGTCAAATAATCCCTATACAGAAAAAGCatcgatttttggcaatttgaCTTAGaaagaagaaataaaatattgtaaGATGAACAAAAGGCTAATTTTACATTGTCAGTCACATCAAAGCACCAAATGACTCGCACCTTGTCAATAGGTATCTCCTTTGCCTCTTGTGTTTTCAGTTCTAGAGAGAAATTGGTCGAATCAGGTAGGATACCTTTAACTTTAAGGATCTCTGGAAATGTTCCGCTGTATCTGCCGGACACGATCAAGGGACTTTTGGTTGAAAGGTCTGGAATTCGGGAAGGAAACACCTAACATAAAACGTCGACTCTTgttaaaaacatgcataattcacAAGCGACAGTACTAAATGGATGTAGTCCCCACAAGACTTAATACTTTGTCTGGGAATAGGATGTCATAGATAACTGGGAAAAGGAAAAATCGAAATCAATGCAATTTCTGTGCGTTCAGAAAATTAAGACAGCTGACATGAAAAAAATTTCAGTAGTGTTCCATATGGTAACCAGTAATATAATAACCACTTCTTAAACCACAAAGGAATGAAAGAATGCACCTCAAGATCATCAAGTTCATCAACATTCTCAAAAGAAATATTTGCAAGCAAAATAGATGAGGTTCTGGCAAATAGTCCTTTCATTCGAACCTCAATTGAACCTGTCAAATTTTGTAAAACAAATCAGAAAATGACCTTGTATTGCTTGGGAGCAACTCTCTTATTCTTCAGAAAGAGGTAGTTTGTGCCTCATTAAAAAATGTTGAGATCAGGCCACAGGgaatatcaaaattacagaagTGTAACTCAAGTAAAAATTAAATAGGAATATATGGCCATTATCGAAATAATGAGAGAGCAGAacaaatttaaatttcttttatCGTGAAACAATTGCTTGTGAATCATGaagatttgttttattttaccaAACATTTGAAGGAAAAAACTGGAAATTCAGGCACAATATTTTGATGCACCAGAGCGCTACAAAAAGAAGGCTAGAACTTACCCAGGTCAATAGCAGAATCATATTGCCCACGCCCAATTGTTGCAAGCATCCAAAGGAAGTAATGATTACAGAAATCAcctaaatatatttatattacaGTTGAGACAACTAACCAGGCAAGTATCTCAAGCATGCAATGGGAAAAAGGTtgctcaaattttataaaatatagaaATGATATTTAGCCATCAGAAATGACCTTAGGAGTCTGCAACCTAAGAGTTGAGCACTTTTAACCATCTCAAACTTTATTGTGGAAATCTTTGGTAATTAgaatttaagaaattgtaatcaatctataccatgtaatttatgttatgtagtacAGAATAAAATGCCATACATAATCCAAATCTGCAGAACAGAATGGTTTACGTCCATACTTGCacattttgttttaaaaataaatgaaaatgttGGTTAATTATTCTACATGTACAGAGGTTAATTGCTTTATAGATATGAGTATATTGTGTACATTATAATTTATATGGAACCTTTTGAATATACATATGTTCTGACAACGCTACCAGTAGA
It contains:
- the LOC142528286 gene encoding protein TIFY 10b-like, producing the protein MGTTEIVDSGRFSRRRSTSFSQTCSLLSQYLKEKGTLGELAQCLNPNFESKGTMNLLPMIEKSDAKEENLKKREVETAQMTIFYAGQVIVFNDFPADKAKDVMVLASNSCATKNRHSASVPPPHTAQYPAESATRFPNIVRSFGIPERTQHTPDPPLGSDLPIARKNSLARFLEKRKDRITENAPYQAAAIKPGAAATAKPPTAEAWLGLGNFEFQCD